A portion of the Bacteroides faecium genome contains these proteins:
- a CDS encoding anthranilate synthase component II, which produces MKILLLDNYDSFTYNLLHAVKELGATDVEVVRNDQIELDEVERFDKIILSPGPGIPEEAGLLLPIIKRYAPTKSILGVCLGHQAIGEAFGARLENLTEVYHGVQTPVSILSRDILFEGLGKEIPVGRYHSWVVSREGFPDCLEITAESKEGQIMALRHRTYDVHGIQFHPESVLTPQGKEIIKNFLND; this is translated from the coding sequence ATGAAAATATTACTTTTAGATAACTACGACTCTTTCACCTATAATTTACTGCACGCAGTGAAAGAACTGGGAGCTACGGATGTAGAAGTAGTCCGCAATGACCAAATAGAGCTTGATGAAGTAGAACGGTTCGATAAAATCATCCTGTCTCCCGGACCGGGCATCCCCGAGGAAGCCGGATTGCTATTACCTATTATTAAAAGGTACGCGCCCACAAAAAGTATTTTGGGTGTTTGCTTGGGACATCAGGCTATCGGCGAGGCTTTCGGAGCACGTCTGGAAAACCTGACAGAAGTATATCATGGGGTACAGACTCCTGTCAGTATCCTTAGCCGGGATATACTTTTCGAAGGATTGGGGAAGGAAATTCCCGTCGGACGATATCACTCCTGGGTAGTGAGCCGGGAAGGTTTTCCCGATTGCCTGGAAATAACGGCAGAAAGCAAGGAAGGACAAATCATGGCATTGCGCCATAGAACTTATGACGTACATGGCATACAGTTCCATCCCGAATCGGTATTAACTCCGCAAGGAAAAGAAATTATCAAGAACTTCTTAAACGATTAA
- the trpD gene encoding anthranilate phosphoribosyltransferase, whose translation MKQILYKLFEHQYLGRDEARTILQNIAQGKYNDVQVASLITVFLMRNISVEELCGFRDALLEMRVPVDLSEFAPIDIVGTGGDGKNTFNISTASCFTVAGAGFPVVKHGNYGATSVSGASNVMEQHGVKFTSDVEQLRRSMEQCNIAYLHAPLFNPALKAVAPVRKGLAVRTFFNMLGPLVNPVLPAYQLLGVYNLPLLRLYTYTYQESKTKFAVVHSLDGYDEISLTNEFKVATSANEKIYTPESLGFSRYKDTDLDGGQTPEDAAKIFDNIMNNTATEAQKNVVVINSAFAIHVVCPEKTIEECIAMAKESLESGRALTTLKKFIELNS comes from the coding sequence ATGAAACAGATTCTATATAAGCTTTTTGAGCATCAGTATTTGGGACGCGATGAGGCCCGTACCATCTTACAAAACATCGCACAAGGAAAATATAATGATGTACAGGTGGCTTCGCTAATCACGGTTTTCCTGATGCGCAATATTTCCGTTGAAGAATTATGCGGTTTCCGCGATGCATTGCTTGAGATGCGTGTTCCGGTAGATTTGAGCGAGTTTGCTCCGATAGATATTGTAGGAACAGGCGGTGACGGAAAAAATACGTTCAACATTTCTACAGCTTCCTGTTTCACGGTTGCCGGGGCAGGCTTTCCGGTGGTGAAGCATGGTAATTATGGAGCAACGTCAGTCAGTGGTGCCAGTAATGTGATGGAGCAGCATGGCGTAAAGTTTACCAGTGATGTGGAGCAGTTGCGTCGTAGCATGGAGCAGTGTAATATTGCGTACCTGCATGCTCCCCTATTCAATCCGGCTTTGAAAGCTGTCGCTCCGGTTCGCAAAGGACTTGCCGTACGTACTTTCTTCAATATGCTCGGCCCGTTGGTAAATCCGGTATTGCCGGCTTATCAGCTTTTAGGAGTTTATAATCTCCCCCTACTTCGTCTCTATACTTATACTTATCAGGAAAGTAAAACGAAATTCGCTGTTGTTCATAGTTTGGACGGGTATGATGAAATTTCCCTTACTAATGAATTTAAGGTGGCAACCAGTGCCAACGAAAAAATTTATACTCCTGAAAGTCTCGGATTCTCCCGCTACAAAGATACCGACCTGGATGGCGGACAGACACCGGAAGACGCTGCTAAAATCTTCGATAACATCATGAATAATACGGCGACCGAAGCCCAGAAGAATGTGGTAGTTATCAACTCGGCTTTCGCCATCCATGTAGTTTGTCCGGAGAAAACGATTGAGGAGTGTATTGCCATGGCTAAAGAGTCACTGGAAAGTGGGCGGGCATTAACAACTTTGAAGAAATTCATTGAATTAAACAGTTAA
- the trpC gene encoding indole-3-glycerol phosphate synthase TrpC: MKDILSEIIANKRFEVDLQKQAISIEQLQEGISEAPVIRSMKQALASSKSGVIAEFKRRSPSKGWIKQNARPEEIVLSYATAGASALSILTDEKFFGGSLKDIRIARPLVEIPILRKDFIIDEYQLYQAKIVGADAVLLIAAALEQEKCNELTEKAHSLGLEVLLEIHSSEELAYINEKIDMVGINNRNLGTFFTDVENSFRLAGQLPQDAVLVSESGISDPEIVKRLRVAGFRGFLIGETFMKTEQPGETLQNFLQAIQ, translated from the coding sequence ATGAAAGATATATTATCCGAAATTATAGCCAACAAACGATTTGAAGTAGACCTGCAAAAGCAGGCTATTTCTATCGAACAGTTGCAGGAAGGTATCAGTGAGGCTCCGGTTATTCGCTCCATGAAACAGGCATTGGCTTCTTCAAAGTCGGGCGTGATTGCAGAATTTAAAAGACGTTCTCCGTCTAAAGGATGGATAAAGCAGAACGCACGCCCGGAAGAAATAGTTCTCTCCTATGCGACAGCAGGTGCTTCTGCCCTCTCTATCCTCACCGATGAGAAGTTTTTCGGGGGAAGTCTGAAAGATATTCGTATTGCGCGCCCTTTGGTAGAGATTCCTATTCTAAGAAAGGATTTCATCATTGACGAATATCAACTTTACCAGGCAAAAATTGTCGGTGCGGACGCTGTGCTTCTTATCGCAGCCGCGCTTGAACAGGAAAAATGTAATGAACTTACAGAGAAAGCCCATTCTCTGGGACTGGAGGTTCTACTGGAAATCCACAGTTCGGAAGAATTGGCGTATATTAATGAAAAGATAGATATGGTAGGAATCAACAATCGTAACTTGGGAACTTTCTTCACCGATGTGGAAAACTCGTTCCGATTGGCCGGGCAACTTCCCCAAGACGCGGTTTTGGTATCCGAAAGCGGTATCTCCGATCCTGAAATCGTAAAACGTCTCCGGGTAGCCGGATTCCGTGGATTCCTGATTGGTGAAACATTTATGAAAACTGAGCAACCGGGAGAAACTTTACAGAATTTCCTGCAAGCCATACAATAA
- a CDS encoding phosphoribosylanthranilate isomerase yields MINGKIIKVCGMCEAENIRDIESLEGIDMLGFIFYPKSPRYVYELPAYLPIHSHRVGVFVNEDKQMVSMFADRFGLDYVQLHGNESPEYCRSLHAAGLKIIKAFSVARPKDLTKVYEYEKVCDLFLFDTKCEQYGGSGNQFDWSILHTYNGHVPFLLSGGINPYSANALKEFKHPRLAGYDLNSRFELKPGKKDTERIRTFLNELKS; encoded by the coding sequence ATGATCAACGGAAAAATTATCAAAGTATGTGGTATGTGTGAAGCTGAAAACATACGGGACATAGAATCACTTGAAGGCATCGATATGCTGGGATTTATCTTTTATCCCAAATCTCCCCGATATGTCTACGAACTTCCGGCTTATCTCCCTATTCATAGCCACCGTGTCGGAGTTTTTGTGAATGAAGACAAGCAGATGGTCAGTATGTTTGCGGATCGTTTCGGACTGGACTATGTGCAACTGCACGGAAATGAGTCTCCGGAATACTGCCGGTCACTGCATGCTGCGGGATTGAAAATCATCAAAGCCTTTTCAGTAGCCCGCCCCAAGGATTTGACAAAGGTATATGAATATGAGAAAGTGTGCGACCTGTTCCTGTTCGATACGAAATGCGAACAGTATGGTGGTTCGGGCAATCAGTTCGACTGGAGTATCCTGCATACGTATAACGGGCATGTACCTTTTCTGTTAAGCGGCGGTATCAATCCTTACAGCGCCAATGCGCTGAAAGAATTCAAGCATCCCCGCCTTGCCGGATATGACCTCAACAGCCGTTTTGAATTAAAACCGGGAAAGAAGGATACGGAACGTATCCGGACATTCCTCAATGAACTAAAATCATAA
- the trpA gene encoding tryptophan synthase subunit alpha, which yields MNRINQLFNSNKKDILSIYFCAGDPTLDGTADVIRTLEKHGVSMIEIGIPFSDPMADGIVIQNAATQALRNGMSLKLLFKQLRDIRKDVKIPLVFMGYLNPIMQFGFENFCRQCVECGIDGVIIPDLPFRDYQEQYRIIAERYNIKVIMLITPETSEERVREIDAHTDGFIYMVSSAATTGAQQDFNEQKRSYFKKIEDMHLNNPLMVGFGISNKATFQAACEHASGAIIGSKFVTLLEEEKDPEKAILKLKEALKK from the coding sequence ATGAATAGAATTAATCAACTTTTCAATAGCAATAAGAAAGATATACTTTCCATTTATTTCTGTGCAGGCGATCCGACATTGGACGGCACTGCCGATGTAATCCGTACACTCGAAAAGCACGGAGTCAGTATGATTGAAATCGGGATTCCCTTCAGTGATCCGATGGCAGATGGTATTGTTATTCAAAATGCTGCTACTCAGGCACTGCGCAACGGTATGTCCCTAAAACTCCTTTTCAAACAATTGCGAGATATTCGCAAGGATGTGAAAATACCACTTGTATTTATGGGTTATCTGAACCCGATCATGCAGTTCGGATTTGAAAATTTCTGTCGCCAATGTGTGGAATGTGGTATCGACGGAGTGATTATTCCCGATCTTCCTTTCCGTGATTATCAGGAACAATACCGCATCATCGCCGAACGTTATAACATCAAAGTTATTATGCTTATTACACCGGAAACCAGTGAAGAGCGCGTACGTGAAATCGACGCGCATACAGACGGCTTCATCTACATGGTTTCATCCGCAGCAACTACCGGAGCACAACAGGACTTCAACGAACAGAAGCGGTCTTACTTCAAAAAGATAGAAGATATGCATCTGAACAATCCATTGATGGTGGGATTCGGTATCTCGAACAAAGCGACTTTCCAGGCAGCCTGCGAACATGCTTCGGGAGCAATCATTGGTAGCAAATTTGTCACTTTGCTCGAAGAAGAAAAAGACCCGGAGAAAGCTATCCTCAAATTGAAGGAAGCACTAAAAAAATAA
- a CDS encoding asparaginase — MKVDTPSVLLIYTGGTIGMIENPETGALENFNFDHLLKHVPELKRFNYRISSYQFEPPLDSSDMEPAYWAKLVKIINYNYDYFDGFVILHGTDTMAYTASALSFMLENLSKPVILTGSQLPIGTLRTDGKENLITAIEIAAAKNPDGTAIVPEVCIFFENHLMRGNRTTKINAENFNAFRSFNYPPLARVGIHIKYEPNLIRRPDLTKPLKPHYLFDTNVVILTLFPGIQESIVTSLLHVPGLKAVVMKTFGSGNAPQKEWFIRQLKEATERGIIIVNITQCASGAVEMERYETGIHLLEAGVISGYDSTPECAITKLMFLLGHGLSNQDIRYKMNSCLIGEITKS, encoded by the coding sequence ATGAAAGTAGATACTCCCTCTGTTTTGTTAATTTACACGGGTGGAACTATCGGAATGATAGAAAATCCTGAAACTGGTGCTTTAGAGAATTTCAATTTCGACCATCTGCTCAAGCATGTTCCCGAGCTGAAAAGATTCAACTATCGCATCTCTTCCTATCAATTCGAACCACCTCTCGACTCTTCGGATATGGAGCCTGCTTATTGGGCCAAACTAGTGAAGATTATCAATTATAACTATGATTATTTTGATGGTTTTGTTATCCTTCATGGAACAGACACCATGGCATACACTGCTTCTGCCTTAAGCTTTATGCTCGAGAACCTAAGCAAACCCGTCATTCTCACCGGCTCGCAACTTCCTATCGGCACCTTACGGACGGATGGAAAAGAAAATCTCATTACCGCTATTGAAATCGCCGCCGCCAAAAACCCGGACGGTACTGCCATCGTTCCCGAAGTGTGTATATTCTTCGAGAATCACTTGATGCGTGGTAACCGCACCACCAAAATAAACGCGGAAAACTTCAACGCGTTCCGGTCTTTCAACTACCCGCCACTGGCACGGGTAGGCATTCATATCAAATATGAGCCTAACCTTATCCGTAGGCCCGACCTTACCAAGCCTTTAAAACCGCATTATCTATTTGACACGAATGTGGTTATACTGACGCTTTTCCCCGGTATCCAAGAAAGTATAGTAACTTCTCTCCTACATGTTCCCGGATTGAAAGCTGTGGTAATGAAAACTTTCGGATCAGGAAATGCGCCGCAAAAAGAGTGGTTTATCCGCCAATTGAAGGAAGCCACCGAACGGGGGATTATTATCGTAAATATCACCCAATGTGCTTCGGGAGCGGTAGAAATGGAACGTTATGAGACAGGAATACATCTATTGGAAGCCGGCGTCATTAGCGGATATGACAGCACCCCCGAATGCGCCATTACCAAACTTATGTTTCTACTGGGACACGGATTGTCCAATCAGGACATCCGATACAAAATGAATTCCTGTTTAATAGGAGAAATCACCAAATCCTGA
- a CDS encoding LruC domain-containing protein, giving the protein MMKKTIQFVPIIAIAMAGTMSSCVDSGKDLYDPSYETPNPMGDGFAAPDGFDWNMMTTKNVSVEVKDEEGGLYAYLVEIYADDPLANESASALATRTANKGNNFKVTASVSLLPIQKGIYIKQTDPRGREQVYQFDVPENSDNMTCKLYYVESAAQNRALMSRAVATRGISFEKPDYSTIPGDAKELADMNGSALQPNSSYKITSDYNGTFTYYGYDGAVTTRIYVDANWVIPSTFQFQNGIEIIVMDGAKIQASGTMTFIRNSMLTIMDQGSVTTENISFTNGEPAALRNWGTLAVTNKATLHSGAALYNKGTITSKDISINSNTQIVNDNKIELEGEFNLPSNFSMENNGEIYGKKIIANSNAVITNTNIMVFETMTFTNPTINNSCSMEATISFHENGATLNFNQGYLKAPTMKFENGVVNLSNGSMLDATTSLAIPAGYAKFYGKGENASMIKSPVITGQGFTYDGNLAIESDNHVAKEQWWENYFVRNGAYITKIGDSKAIIEVCTGTKNGGNEGEDPKDPDYPIIVDDTRNYAYLFEDQWPLYGDYDMNDVVLIIKERKISINKDNKAQEFKLSLDLSAAGATKSIGAAIMFDGIPASAITQPVEFSDNSLIQNFNVNNNQIENGQDYAVIPLFDDAHKTLGLNRYEQINTIKNSSNNKSPKNISFTIKFSNPISVDELNINKLNVFIFVEGNRNNRKEIHVAGYQPTKLANTDLFGGNNDDSSTSRKRYYISKENLAWGIMVPTEFQWPLEYMNIKNAYSLFESWVTSGGSKNQDWWKTFDSSRVYK; this is encoded by the coding sequence ATGATGAAAAAAACAATTCAATTCGTGCCAATCATTGCAATAGCAATGGCAGGTACCATGTCTAGTTGTGTCGATTCAGGAAAGGATTTGTATGATCCGTCTTATGAAACACCTAATCCTATGGGCGATGGCTTTGCCGCTCCCGACGGTTTCGATTGGAACATGATGACAACCAAAAATGTATCAGTCGAAGTGAAAGATGAAGAAGGTGGTCTTTATGCTTATTTAGTAGAAATATACGCAGATGATCCTCTTGCTAATGAAAGTGCTTCCGCACTCGCTACCAGAACAGCTAACAAAGGTAACAACTTCAAAGTTACAGCTTCCGTCAGCCTGCTTCCAATCCAAAAGGGTATTTATATCAAACAGACCGACCCTAGAGGCCGTGAACAGGTATATCAGTTCGACGTACCGGAAAACAGTGATAATATGACCTGCAAACTCTATTATGTAGAATCCGCTGCACAAAATAGAGCGTTAATGAGTCGCGCTGTCGCAACAAGAGGTATTTCATTTGAAAAGCCAGATTATTCTACTATACCGGGTGATGCTAAAGAATTGGCAGATATGAACGGAAGTGCTTTACAGCCTAATTCTTCTTATAAAATTACATCGGATTATAATGGTACATTTACTTATTATGGGTATGACGGTGCAGTTACTACCAGAATCTATGTAGATGCAAATTGGGTAATTCCATCCACATTCCAATTCCAAAACGGTATTGAAATCATCGTTATGGACGGTGCTAAAATCCAGGCATCAGGAACAATGACATTTATCAGAAATTCTATGTTGACCATTATGGATCAGGGTAGCGTGACAACTGAGAATATATCATTCACGAATGGTGAGCCTGCTGCATTAAGAAACTGGGGTACACTGGCAGTAACAAACAAAGCTACGTTACATTCCGGTGCGGCACTTTATAATAAAGGAACTATAACAAGTAAAGACATCTCAATCAATTCTAATACGCAAATTGTAAATGATAACAAGATTGAGCTTGAAGGGGAATTCAATCTTCCTTCCAATTTCTCAATGGAGAATAACGGAGAGATTTATGGTAAAAAAATAATCGCCAACTCAAACGCTGTTATTACTAACACTAATATAATGGTATTTGAGACGATGACTTTCACCAATCCTACTATCAACAATTCTTGTAGTATGGAAGCTACCATCTCTTTCCATGAAAATGGGGCTACACTTAACTTTAATCAGGGATACCTCAAAGCGCCTACTATGAAATTTGAAAATGGTGTGGTCAATCTGAGTAATGGTTCAATGCTGGATGCAACTACAAGCCTTGCCATACCGGCCGGCTATGCTAAATTTTATGGAAAAGGTGAAAATGCTTCTATGATAAAATCTCCGGTAATAACCGGACAAGGTTTCACATATGACGGTAATTTGGCCATTGAATCTGACAACCACGTAGCGAAAGAACAATGGTGGGAAAATTATTTTGTACGAAACGGTGCATACATCACTAAAATAGGAGATTCCAAAGCTATAATTGAAGTTTGTACAGGTACTAAGAATGGCGGAAACGAAGGTGAAGATCCTAAAGACCCTGACTACCCGATCATAGTGGATGATACCCGCAACTATGCTTATTTATTCGAAGATCAATGGCCGCTATACGGAGACTATGATATGAATGACGTGGTTCTGATTATCAAAGAAAGAAAGATTTCGATTAATAAAGATAATAAGGCACAGGAGTTCAAACTAAGCCTTGATCTATCTGCAGCCGGAGCTACAAAGAGCATCGGAGCTGCCATCATGTTTGACGGTATCCCTGCCAGTGCCATCACACAACCGGTAGAATTCAGCGACAATTCGCTTATCCAAAACTTCAATGTGAATAATAATCAAATTGAAAACGGACAGGATTATGCTGTAATTCCATTGTTTGACGATGCCCACAAAACGTTAGGGCTTAATCGCTACGAACAGATTAATACCATCAAAAACAGTTCAAACAATAAAAGTCCAAAGAATATTAGTTTCACGATTAAGTTCAGTAATCCGATTTCTGTAGACGAGCTCAATATTAATAAGCTGAATGTTTTCATCTTCGTAGAAGGAAACAGAAACAATCGTAAAGAAATTCACGTTGCCGGTTATCAGCCAACCAAACTGGCAAATACTGATTTGTTTGGTGGAAACAACGATGACAGTTCTACTTCACGTAAGAGATATTACATCAGTAAAGAGAATCTGGCATGGGGAATTATGGTTCCGACCGAATTCCAATGGCCTTTGGAATATATGAACATAAAGAATGCCTACTCCCTGTTTGAAAGCTGGGTGACAAGTGGCGGTAGTAAAAATCAAGACTGGTGGAAGACTTTCGATTCCTCTAGAGTATACAAATAA
- a CDS encoding response regulator, with protein sequence MKKKILLVDDKATIGKVAGVYLGKDYDFTYLEDPIKAIEWLNEGNMPDLIISDIRMPLMMGDEFLKYMKNNELFKSIPIVMLSSEESTTERIRLLEEGAEDYILKPFNPLELKIRIKKIID encoded by the coding sequence ATGAAGAAAAAAATATTACTAGTCGACGATAAGGCGACAATCGGGAAAGTGGCAGGGGTTTATTTAGGAAAAGACTATGATTTTACCTATCTGGAAGATCCTATTAAAGCTATAGAGTGGCTTAATGAAGGAAATATGCCCGATCTTATCATCTCGGATATCCGTATGCCACTTATGATGGGAGATGAATTTTTAAAGTACATGAAGAATAACGAGTTATTCAAATCAATTCCTATCGTTATGCTGTCCAGTGAAGAGAGTACAACAGAGAGAATCAGATTACTGGAAGAAGGAGCTGAAGACTATATTCTGAAGCCATTCAATCCATTGGAACTCAAAATTCGAATAAAAAAGATTATCGACTAA
- a CDS encoding sugar transferase, which translates to MQYFVYIGKDSKTIELFSKLSIGVFYAVSNCNKAIKVLDKIREKYDVALFFEQVNLSKDIADIRYMRKKYPGLYMVLVIDSLSKEEASEYLKAGINNTVKYETTHEALTDLSTFLKRRKEQKIKALQLKAQNINAFKLPLWKRTFDIFFSGMAILCLSPLLILTALAIRIESKGPIIYKSKRVGSNYQIFDFLKFRSMYTDADKHLKDFNALNQYQEEEQDIWGEEEEQEAELNENADEEEILLISDDFVITEEDYIHKKSKEKSNAFVKLENDPRITKIGRFIRKYSIDELPQLINILKGDMSIVGNRPLPLYEAELLTSDEHIDRFMGPAGLTGLWQVEKRGEAGKLSAEERKQLDITYAKTFSFWLDIKIILKTVTAFIQKENV; encoded by the coding sequence ATGCAATATTTTGTTTACATTGGCAAAGATAGTAAAACAATCGAGCTGTTCTCTAAACTAAGTATAGGGGTATTCTATGCGGTATCGAATTGTAACAAAGCTATCAAAGTACTGGATAAGATACGGGAGAAATATGACGTTGCTCTTTTTTTTGAGCAGGTAAATCTATCTAAAGATATTGCTGATATACGCTATATGCGCAAAAAGTATCCGGGGCTTTATATGGTACTAGTCATTGATTCGTTATCCAAAGAGGAAGCGTCAGAGTATCTTAAAGCAGGAATTAATAATACAGTCAAATACGAGACTACACACGAAGCTCTGACTGACTTATCAACCTTCCTCAAACGCAGGAAAGAACAGAAAATAAAAGCTCTTCAACTTAAAGCGCAAAATATAAATGCTTTCAAGTTGCCATTATGGAAAAGAACTTTTGATATATTCTTTTCGGGAATGGCAATCCTATGCCTCTCTCCTCTTTTAATACTCACGGCATTAGCCATCCGGATAGAAAGCAAAGGACCGATTATCTACAAATCCAAACGTGTAGGAAGCAATTATCAGATATTCGATTTTCTCAAATTCCGCTCAATGTACACCGATGCCGACAAGCATCTAAAAGACTTCAATGCTCTCAACCAATATCAGGAAGAAGAACAGGATATTTGGGGAGAGGAAGAAGAACAGGAAGCGGAACTCAATGAAAATGCCGACGAAGAAGAAATTCTCTTGATATCTGACGACTTCGTTATCACCGAAGAAGATTATATTCACAAGAAATCCAAAGAAAAGAGCAATGCTTTCGTGAAACTGGAGAACGATCCCAGAATCACGAAAATAGGGCGTTTCATCCGCAAATATAGTATTGATGAGTTACCACAACTCATTAATATATTAAAGGGGGATATGTCCATAGTAGGTAACCGTCCTCTCCCGCTCTATGAAGCTGAATTGCTGACCAGCGACGAACATATCGACCGCTTTATGGGTCCGGCAGGGCTAACAGGCCTGTGGCAAGTCGAAAAAAGAGGAGAAGCCGGTAAACTTTCCGCCGAAGAGCGTAAGCAGTTGGACATCACCTACGCAAAGACTTTCTCTTTTTGGCTGGATATAAAAATCATCCTGAAGACAGTCACTGCATTTATTCAAAAAGAGAACGTATAA
- a CDS encoding glycosyltransferase family 2 protein, producing MDSYIYILDDLIFFFTGVLFIYLFVLAVASHFKHIIYSKAKKKYHCAILIPEGSPLITIYKEEPYEFITYNDLYQRINSLDKEQYDLVLILSDTTCALSPRLMDKIYDAYDSGIQAIQLHSITENRKGFRNRFRILCDEIQNSICRAGNTQFGLSSNLLGTNMAIDLGWLQKNLKSSRTNIERKLLRQNIYIDYLPDAIVYCQSAPACPYRKRIRKMASYLLPSLLEGNWSFFNRIIQQLIPSPLKLCIFVAIWATLITGYDWTSSFGWWILLFGLLIAYSLAIPDYLVEDKKKKKHSIWRKRHLNSELKEIPA from the coding sequence ATGGACTCCTATATCTACATACTAGATGATTTGATATTCTTCTTTACAGGGGTTTTATTTATATATCTTTTTGTATTGGCAGTGGCGTCACATTTCAAGCATATCATCTATTCAAAAGCCAAGAAGAAGTACCATTGTGCGATTCTTATCCCGGAAGGTAGTCCACTTATAACCATCTATAAAGAAGAGCCTTACGAGTTTATCACCTATAACGACTTGTACCAACGCATCAACAGTTTGGACAAAGAACAGTATGACCTGGTACTTATTCTGTCTGATACAACTTGTGCCTTGTCACCACGATTGATGGACAAGATATACGATGCCTACGATTCAGGCATACAGGCAATCCAATTACATTCAATTACCGAAAACCGCAAAGGCTTTCGAAACCGTTTTCGCATCCTGTGTGATGAAATACAAAACAGTATTTGCAGAGCAGGAAACACTCAGTTTGGATTGTCATCCAATTTACTCGGGACTAATATGGCTATTGACTTGGGATGGTTGCAAAAGAATCTGAAAAGCTCTAGAACTAACATTGAACGGAAGTTACTCAGACAGAATATTTATATAGATTATCTGCCGGACGCAATCGTTTACTGCCAATCCGCCCCTGCCTGCCCATATCGGAAACGCATTCGGAAGATGGCTTCCTATCTGCTCCCTTCTTTATTAGAAGGAAACTGGAGCTTCTTCAACCGGATTATACAGCAATTGATACCTTCTCCACTAAAATTGTGTATCTTCGTAGCTATATGGGCTACATTGATTACAGGATATGACTGGACTTCATCATTTGGCTGGTGGATTCTACTCTTCGGTTTACTAATCGCATACAGTTTGGCGATTCCTGATTATTTGGTAGAAGATAAGAAGAAGAAAAAACATTCAATATGGAGAAAAAGACACTTAAACAGCGAATTAAAGGAAATCCCGGCTTAA
- a CDS encoding acyltransferase codes for MEKKTLKQRIKGNPGLKQAIHRFIMHPVKTRPNWWIRLFDFIYLKRGKGSVIYRSVRKDLPPFNRFSLGRYSVVEDFSCLNNAVGDLAIGDYTRIGLRNTIIGPVTIGNHVNLAQNVTVTGLNHNYQDAEKMIDEQGVSTQPVVIEDDVWVGANSVILPGVTLGKHCVVAAGSVVSHSVPPYSICAGCPARIIKAYNFETKEWEKVEKTPIGNHK; via the coding sequence ATGGAGAAAAAGACACTTAAACAGCGAATTAAAGGAAATCCCGGCTTAAAGCAAGCTATTCATCGTTTCATCATGCATCCCGTCAAGACACGCCCTAACTGGTGGATACGTCTTTTCGATTTCATCTATCTGAAACGCGGAAAAGGTTCTGTTATCTACCGAAGTGTACGCAAAGACCTTCCTCCTTTCAATCGATTCTCTTTAGGAAGATATTCAGTGGTGGAAGACTTCTCCTGTCTTAACAATGCAGTTGGAGATTTGGCAATCGGGGATTATACCCGTATCGGGCTAAGAAATACAATCATAGGCCCCGTTACTATTGGTAATCATGTCAACCTGGCTCAAAACGTAACTGTCACCGGACTCAACCACAATTATCAGGATGCGGAAAAGATGATTGATGAACAGGGGGTGAGTACACAACCGGTTGTTATCGAGGATGATGTATGGGTAGGTGCCAATTCGGTGATTCTTCCGGGCGTCACTTTAGGTAAACATTGCGTAGTGGCTGCCGGAAGTGTAGTCAGTCATTCCGTTCCTCCCTATTCCATATGTGCGGGATGCCCTGCAAGAATCATCAAAGCGTACAATTTTGAAACAAAAGAATGGGAGAAAGTAGAGAAAACACCTATCGGTAACCATAAATAA